In Dromaius novaehollandiae isolate bDroNov1 chromosome 2, bDroNov1.hap1, whole genome shotgun sequence, one DNA window encodes the following:
- the FZD1 gene encoding frizzled-1: MAERRGPAGGGGAGGRLLLPLVLWAAALPAGGQPPAPQYNGERGISIPDHGYCQPISIPLCTDIAYNQTIMPNLLGHTNQEDAGLEVHQFYPLVKVQCSAELKFFLCSMYAPVCTVLEQALPPCRSLCERARQGCEALMNKFGFQWPDTLRCEKFPVHGAGELCVGQNASERGTPTPALRPESWTSNPQRGGGAGGGEPRGRFSCPRALKVPSYLNYRFLGEKDCGAPCEPGRLYGLMYFGPEELRFSRTWIGIWSVLCCASTLFTVLTYLVDMKRFSYPERPIIFLSGCYTAVAVAYIAGFLLEERVVCNERFAEDGSRTVAQGTKREGCTILFMMLYFFGMASSIWWVILSLTWFLAAGMKWGHEAIEANSQYFHLAAWAVPAIKTITILALGQVDGDVLSGVCFVGINNVDALRGFVLAPLFVYLFIGTSFLLAGFVSLFRIRTIMKHDGTKTEKLEKLMVRIGIFSVLYTVPATIVIACYFYEQAFREQWERSWVTQSCKSYAIPCPNNHNSHHPPMSPDFTVFMIKYLMTLIVGITSGFWIWSGKTLNSWRKFYTRLTNSKQGETTV; the protein is encoded by the coding sequence ATGGCCGagcggcgcgggccggcgggcggcggcggggccggcgggcgactgctgctgccgctggtgctgtgggcggcggcgctgcccgccgggggCCAGCCGCCGGCGCCGCAGTACAACGGCGAGCGGGGCATCTCCATCCCGGACCACGGCTACTGCCAGCCCATCTCCATCCCGCTGTGCACCGACATCGCCTACAACCAGACCATCATGCCCAACCTGCTGGGCCACACCAACCAGGAGGACGCGGGGCTGGAGGTGCACCAGTTCTACCCGCTGGTGAAGGTGCAGTGCTCGGCTGAGCTCAAGTTCTTCCTGTGCTCCATGTACGCGCCGGTGTGCACGGTGCTGGAGCAGGCGCTGCCGCCCTGCCGCTCGCTCTGCGAGCGGGCCCGCCAGGGCTGCGAGGCCCTCATGAACAAGTTCGGCTTCCAGTGGCCCGACACGCTGCGCTGCGAGAAGTTCCCAGTGCACGGCGCCGGCGAGCTCTGTGTGggccaaaacgcctccgagcgcGGCACCCCCACGCCCGCCCTGCGCCCCGAGAGCTGGACCAGCAACCCGCAGCGCGgtgggggcgccgggggcggcgagCCCCGCGGGCGCTTCTCCTGCCCGCGGGCCCTCAAGGTGCCCTCCTACCTGAACTACCGCTTCCTGGGAGAGAAGGACTGTGGGGCGCCCTGTGAGCCGGGCCGCCTCTACGGGCTCATGTACTTCGGGCCCGAGGAGCTGCGCTTCTCCCGCACCTGGATCGGCATCTGGTCGGTGCTCTGCTGCGCCTCCACGCTCTTCACCGTCCTCACCTACCTGGTGGACATGAAGCGGTTCAGCTACCCCGAGCGGCCCATCATCTTCCTCTCGGGCTGCTACACCGCCGTGGCCGTGGCCTACATTGCCGGCTTCCTCCTGGAGGAGAGGGTGGTCTGCAACGAGCGCTTCGCTGAAGACGGCTCCCGGACCGTGGCGCAGGGCACAAAGCGGGAGGGCTGCACCATCCTCTTCATGATGCTTTACTTCTTCGGCATGGCCAGCTCCATCTGGTGGGTCATCCTCTCCCTCACCTGGTTCCTGGCCGCCGGCATGAAGTGGGGCCACGAGGCCATCGAGGCCAACTCCCAGTACTTCCACCTGGCTGCCTGGGCCGTGCCGGCCATCAAGACCATCACCATCCTGGCCCTGGGACAGGTGGACGGGGATGTGCTCAGCGGCGTCTGCTTTGTGGGCATCAACAACGTGGACGCGCTGCGGGGCTTCGTGTTGGCCCCCTTGTTTGTCTACCTGTTCATTGGCACCTCCTTCCTGCTGGCCGGCTTTGTGTCCCTCTTCAGGATCCGGACCATCATGAAGCACGATGGCACCAAGACAGAAAAGCTGGAGAAGCTCATGGTGAGGATAGGGATCTTCAGCGTCCTCTACACAGTGCCGGCCACCATCGTCATTGCCTGCTATTTTTATGAGCAAGCTTTTAGGGAACAGTGGGAAAGGAGCTGGGTCACGCAGAGCTGTAAGAGCTATGCCATCCCCTGTCCAAATAACCACAACAGCCATCACCCACCCATGAGCCCTGACTTCACCGTCTTCATGATCAAGTATCTCATGACCTTAATTGTAGGCATCACCTCAGGCTTCTGGATCTGGTCTGGGAAAACACTGAACTCCTGGAGGAAGTTTTACACCAGGCTGACCAACAGCAAGCAGGGGGAAACCACGGTGTGA